Proteins from a genomic interval of Longimicrobium sp.:
- a CDS encoding type II toxin-antitoxin system HigB family toxin: protein MRIISKRTLREFWATHPRGAEAMTPLQVWHSTSEGKDWATPADVKATYGDASILRNNRVVFNIGGNKFRLVVQINYRFRVVYIRFVGTHDEYDAIDAETI, encoded by the coding sequence ATGCGGATCATCTCGAAGCGCACGCTGCGCGAGTTCTGGGCGACGCATCCGAGGGGAGCTGAGGCCATGACCCCGCTTCAGGTCTGGCACAGCACGTCAGAAGGCAAAGACTGGGCAACTCCCGCCGACGTAAAGGCCACTTACGGCGATGCCAGCATCCTGAGGAACAATCGAGTGGTGTTCAACATCGGGGGAAACAAGTTCAGGCTGGTCGTACAGATCAACTATCGCTTTAGAGTCGTGTATATTCGGTTTGTTGGCACCCACGACGAGTACGACGCGATTGACGCGGAGACGATCTAA
- a CDS encoding transcriptional regulator produces the protein MDVKVRPIRTEADYDAALAEVSVLMDAVPGTPDGDRFDVLVTLVEAYEARHWAIAAPDPIEAIRIRMEQKHLRPRDLEPMIGSRGRVSEVLSRKRALTLPMIRRLSRELDLRADVLIQEILPPARESTASDR, from the coding sequence ATGGACGTGAAGGTACGACCGATCCGTACGGAGGCCGACTACGATGCGGCGCTGGCTGAGGTCAGTGTCCTGATGGACGCCGTTCCCGGTACACCGGATGGCGACCGATTCGACGTACTTGTAACGCTTGTCGAGGCCTATGAGGCGCGACATTGGGCGATCGCTGCTCCAGATCCGATCGAAGCCATTCGGATACGGATGGAGCAGAAACACCTCCGGCCTCGCGACCTCGAGCCTATGATCGGTTCGCGTGGCAGGGTATCGGAAGTGCTTTCCCGGAAACGAGCTCTGACCTTGCCAATGATCCGGCGGCTGTCCAGGGAGCTCGATCTCCGCGCTGACGTTCTGATTCAAGAGATCCTCCCTCCTGCTCGCGAAAGCACTGCATCCGACCGCTAG
- a CDS encoding L,D-transpeptidase family protein, with the protein MIDRPRAALAAPALACILALAGLSTHAQAQAPGPARQAGTPGILQLPAVRARPPASRVNAAGQPVARPAALVRRPAVRPALAPATALDESPQKPNGETLAQMTPEAVNGGRQLFPVGARLRGPSVLRVQVLLDRALFSPGMMDGSWGKNTSVSVYWFQAREGLTPTGVVDSATFARLEQVAGRPREIVVRHVLTADEVRGPFRELPGNIYEQARLDCLCYESLTEKLTELYHSRAELLQQLNRGVALNRLKAGDAIWVPNVRDAAAAPAGLISTLVISGSDHYLQALDAGGRILYHFPTTLGSSYDPSPEGSFHVLQVTENPWWHYQPAILHHGHEDAPDAQIPPGPNSAVGKVWMTLSAGHYGIHGTKSPETIGYAVSAGCVRLTNWDALYLARRITAGTPVVFRGTRTRAQQPAQASAAARQPSAPAQARPPLAGVRADSARAAAAKPAAGDSTRRDSSRTAPARPDSAPSQPATPPAAPQTQAPAPAPATTQPAAAAPTSTPAPAPTSPAPVRADSAAKP; encoded by the coding sequence ATGATCGACCGACCACGTGCCGCACTCGCGGCGCCGGCGCTGGCGTGCATCCTGGCCCTCGCGGGCCTGTCCACGCACGCGCAGGCGCAGGCCCCCGGACCCGCCCGGCAGGCGGGCACGCCCGGGATCCTGCAGCTTCCCGCGGTGCGGGCGCGCCCGCCCGCGTCGCGGGTGAACGCCGCCGGGCAACCCGTGGCCCGGCCGGCGGCGCTGGTGCGCCGCCCGGCGGTGCGGCCTGCGCTGGCCCCGGCCACCGCGCTGGACGAGTCGCCGCAGAAGCCGAACGGCGAGACGCTGGCGCAGATGACCCCCGAAGCGGTGAACGGCGGGCGCCAGCTCTTTCCCGTGGGCGCGCGGCTGCGCGGGCCGTCGGTGCTGCGCGTGCAGGTGCTGCTGGACCGCGCGCTCTTCTCGCCGGGGATGATGGACGGGAGCTGGGGGAAGAACACCTCGGTCTCCGTCTACTGGTTCCAGGCGCGCGAGGGGCTGACGCCCACCGGCGTGGTGGACAGCGCCACCTTCGCGCGGCTGGAGCAGGTGGCCGGCCGCCCGCGCGAGATCGTCGTCCGCCATGTGCTGACGGCCGACGAGGTGCGCGGGCCCTTCCGCGAGCTACCGGGAAACATCTACGAGCAGGCGCGGCTGGACTGCCTGTGCTACGAGTCGCTGACCGAGAAGCTGACCGAGCTCTACCACTCGCGCGCCGAGCTGCTCCAGCAGCTGAACCGCGGCGTGGCGCTCAACCGGCTGAAGGCGGGCGACGCCATCTGGGTGCCCAACGTCCGCGACGCGGCCGCCGCGCCGGCGGGGCTCATCTCCACCCTGGTCATCTCCGGCTCCGACCACTACCTGCAGGCGCTGGACGCCGGCGGGCGCATCCTCTACCACTTCCCCACCACGCTGGGCTCGTCGTACGACCCGTCGCCCGAGGGAAGCTTCCACGTGCTGCAGGTGACGGAGAACCCCTGGTGGCACTACCAGCCCGCCATCCTGCACCACGGCCACGAGGACGCGCCCGACGCCCAGATCCCGCCGGGGCCGAACAGCGCCGTGGGGAAGGTGTGGATGACGCTCTCGGCCGGGCACTACGGGATCCACGGCACCAAGAGCCCGGAGACGATCGGGTACGCGGTGTCGGCCGGGTGCGTGCGGCTGACCAACTGGGACGCGCTGTACCTGGCCCGCCGCATCACCGCGGGAACGCCGGTGGTGTTCCGCGGCACCCGCACGCGCGCGCAGCAGCCGGCGCAGGCGAGTGCGGCCGCGCGCCAGCCCTCCGCGCCCGCGCAGGCTCGCCCGCCGCTGGCCGGCGTGCGCGCGGACAGCGCCCGTGCGGCGGCCGCGAAGCCCGCGGCCGGCGACAGCACGCGCCGCGACTCGTCGCGCACCGCCCCCGCGAGGCCGGACAGCGCGCCGTCGCAGCCCGCCACCCCGCCGGCCGCGCCGCAGACGCAGGCGCCCGCACCGGCTCCGGCAACGACGCAACCTGCAGCGGCAGCGCCCACGTCGACGCCGGCTCCGGCGCCGACGTCTCCCGCGCCCGTGCGCGCCGACAGCGCGGCAAAGCCGTAA
- a CDS encoding L,D-transpeptidase family protein yields the protein MKKILVAALAGLALAAGCTVEDKTGEKQAPPAERGTAQAAQPSAADLQPADEPDLTPQQIEQGRYATDWTQVVQLDTTGAGRPIRNPEKVEQITADRVNNGPMFLPLFGEVAGPSVLRVQVLLDRALFSPGEMDGHYGKNTAKAVYFFQQSHGLPPTARVDSATFQALARAAGSPKDLVVQHRLTADDVKGPFITIPENVQAQAKLECSCYNNLTEKLGEMFHAAPDLLKRLNPGVDLDHLQAGQAVNAPLVRDAGAGGGGQVAQIIVSGRGSYVQAQDASGKILYHFPSTLGATYDPSPSGSFRVTSVTQNPAWHYQPELIATASDTAHEAMVPGGPNNRVGAVWMALSAPHYGIHGTNKPETIGYATSSGCVRLTNWDAQFLSHHVREGTPVHFRDIQGRSSGQAYGDAGMTNGGGARGAAAQGQGTKADSAASAASGEPKAGAHGTPSGSRSGSGARGGRSGGSDSSKSGSGTARP from the coding sequence ATGAAGAAGATCCTGGTCGCGGCGCTGGCGGGGCTGGCCCTGGCCGCGGGGTGCACGGTGGAGGACAAGACCGGCGAGAAGCAGGCGCCGCCCGCCGAGCGCGGCACCGCGCAGGCCGCCCAGCCGAGTGCCGCGGACCTGCAGCCGGCCGACGAGCCCGACCTTACGCCGCAGCAGATCGAGCAGGGGCGCTACGCCACCGACTGGACGCAGGTGGTGCAGCTCGACACCACCGGCGCGGGAAGGCCCATCCGCAACCCCGAGAAAGTGGAGCAGATCACCGCCGACCGGGTGAACAACGGGCCGATGTTCCTCCCGCTCTTCGGAGAGGTGGCCGGGCCGTCGGTGCTGCGGGTGCAGGTGCTGCTGGACCGCGCGCTCTTCTCTCCCGGCGAGATGGACGGGCACTACGGGAAGAACACCGCCAAGGCCGTGTACTTCTTCCAGCAGTCGCACGGCCTTCCCCCCACGGCGCGGGTGGACAGCGCCACCTTCCAGGCGCTCGCCCGCGCGGCCGGCTCGCCGAAGGACCTCGTGGTCCAGCACCGGCTGACCGCGGACGACGTGAAGGGGCCGTTCATCACCATCCCCGAGAACGTGCAGGCGCAAGCCAAGCTCGAGTGCTCGTGCTACAACAACCTCACCGAGAAGCTGGGGGAGATGTTCCACGCCGCGCCCGACCTGCTGAAGCGGCTGAACCCGGGTGTGGACCTGGACCACCTGCAGGCGGGGCAGGCGGTGAACGCGCCGCTGGTGCGCGACGCGGGCGCGGGCGGCGGCGGGCAGGTGGCGCAGATCATCGTGTCGGGCCGCGGCAGCTACGTGCAGGCGCAGGACGCGAGCGGGAAGATCCTCTACCACTTCCCCAGCACGCTGGGGGCAACGTACGACCCGTCGCCCAGCGGCAGCTTCCGCGTGACCAGCGTGACCCAGAACCCGGCATGGCACTACCAGCCGGAGCTGATCGCCACGGCCTCCGACACGGCGCACGAGGCGATGGTTCCCGGCGGGCCCAACAACCGCGTGGGCGCGGTGTGGATGGCCCTGTCGGCGCCGCATTACGGCATCCACGGCACCAACAAGCCGGAGACGATCGGCTACGCGACCTCGTCCGGCTGCGTGCGGCTGACCAACTGGGACGCGCAGTTCCTGTCGCACCACGTGCGCGAGGGAACGCCGGTGCACTTCCGCGACATCCAGGGCCGCTCGTCGGGCCAGGCGTACGGCGACGCGGGAATGACGAACGGCGGCGGAGCGCGCGGCGCCGCGGCTCAGGGGCAGGGGACGAAGGCGGACAGCGCCGCGTCCGCCGCCTCGGGCGAGCCGAAGGCCGGCGCCCACGGCACGCCGTCCGGCTCGCGCTCCGGCAGCGGTGCCCGCGGCGGCCGCTCCGGCGGAAGCGACAGCTCGAAGAGCGGGAGCGGCACCGCGCGGCCGTGA